A window of the Henckelia pumila isolate YLH828 chromosome 3, ASM3356847v2, whole genome shotgun sequence genome harbors these coding sequences:
- the LOC140889831 gene encoding uncharacterized protein — protein sequence MSFSLGQGPVLESVRGGGSLGGQVENRMDQSLELAAAAACKSPIPAASVVLFDRLRATTVAAVFSGEPPAVDMLTIFDRFDVMDPNIQVLSRDSKSLSGYAYVGIDEGNTNYNDQNSYDDYFDLNIVSLDRNNISEAFDETNVVANNEAVVVATVDIDSEPIVVASNETVEIARNESDMVANVDIVNDTFSFTDGSNLFVGQEFPNKDAVKNLLKRISLEACFEFETVKSSQVVYSVKCTVANCKWRIWTSKMKDSHVFSIRTYCNTHTCYLTGRRKRIRGASSVVVRDMLVNNFQGNPVQITPKAVMAMMRNNMNANISYYKPWRGKELADNILKGDPTKSFTLLPCYLHMVEKMNRGSITDICVDEKNRFKYMFLAFGACVRGYRSMRKCVSIDGTWLKGKYNGVLLVASAQDGNYHQYPLAWGIVDGESTSSWSWFLTKLLEVIPDSTDLVIISDRHQGIINVVSSVYKNAHHGHCVWHLSQNLKIRCKKKGATEMFLQIAKIYKQNKFDVAYSDFRKRYPEAAQFLDERDTLDRWTRAYCPNTRYNILTTNGVESINARLLEERKLPIISLLDSLQRLASSWFVRYRNASVAANNNLTPTIEGILRSRFTDAQGMQVFELGRLEFDVRSGRHSAIMDLESKRCTCRVFDIDRFPCAHAIAASWLANIDLYQLCSEYYSTMTWCMAYSETVYPVPEESEWPPNINFPVVLPPCLQKKVGRKKK from the exons ATGAGTTTTTCCCTTGGTCAAGGTCCGGTGTTAGAATCAGTCAGAGGAGGAGGCTCTCTCGGAGGCCAAG TCGAAAATCGCATGGATCAGAGCTTAGAgctcgccgccgccgccgcctgtAAATCGCCAATTCCGGCCGCGTCAGTGGTCCTCTTTG ATCGCCTCCGCGCCACCACcgtcgccgccgtcttctccGGCGAGCCACCGGCCGTCGACATGCTAACCATTTTTGATCGGTTCGACGTGATGGATCCTAATATCCAAGTTTTGAGTCGAGATTCGAAATCgttaagcg GTTATGCCTACG TTGGTATTGATGAAGGCAATACTAATTATAACGATCAAAACTCTTATGAtgattattttgatttgaatattgTTTCTTTGGATCGTAATAATATTAGTGAGGCTTTTGATGAGACAAATGTGGTTGCAAATAATGAGGCCGTTGTGGTTGCAACTGTGGATATTGATAGCGAGCCAATTGTGGTTGCAAGTAATGAGACAGTTGAGATTGCAAGAAATGAGTCAGATATGGTTGCAAATGTGGATATTGTTAATGACACATTTTCATTCACAGATGGTTCAAACTTGTTTGTTGGTCAAGAATTTCCAAACAAAGATGCggtgaaaaatttgttaaaaaGAATCAGTttggaagcatgttttgaatttgagaCAGTAAAAAGTAGTCAGGTGGTGTATTCTGTGAAATGTACCGTGGCTAATTGTAAGTGGAGAATCTGGACCTCAAAGATGAAAGATTCACATGTATTCTCCATTCGAACATATTGCAATACACATACTTGTTATTTGACGGGGAGGCGTAAGAGAATCCGTGGAGCTAGTTCGGTTGTTGTTCGTGATATGTTGGTGAATAATTTTCAAGGTAATCCAGTACAAATAACACCAAAAGCGGTCATGGCGATGATGCGCAATAATATGAATGCTAATATATCATATTACAAGCCTTGGAGAGGAAAAGAACTAGCAGACAATATTTTGAAAGGTGATCCTACCAAGAGTTTTACTCTACTGCCTTGTTATTTGCACATGGTTGAGAAGATGAACCGAGGAAGCATAACAGACATATGTGTTGACGAGAAAAATCGATTCAAGTATATGTTTCTTGCTTTTGGTGCGTGTGTCAGGGGATATCGAAGCATGCGAAAATGTGTGTCAATTGATGGTACATGGTTGAAAGGCAAGTACAATGGTGTTTTACTTGTGGCATCTGCACAGGATGGAAATTATCATCAATATCCTTTGGCGTGGGGAATTGTCGATGGTGAGTCTACTTCTTCGTGGAGTTGGTTTTTGACGAAGTTGTTAGAAGTAATACCAGACTCGACTGATCTGGTGATAATTTCAGACAGACATCAGGGAATAATTAATGTTGTTTCTAGTGTTTATAAAAATGCACATCATGGTCATTGTGTGTGGCATTTATCCCAGAATTTGAAAATCAGGTGCAAAAAAAAGGGCGCAACGGAAATGTTTTTGCAGATTGCAAAAATTTATAAGCAAAACAAGTTTGATGTTGCATACAGTGATTTTAGGAAGAGATATCCTGAGGCTGCGCAGTTTTTAGACGAAAGAGATACACTTGATCGATGGACTCGAGCATATTGCCCAAATACTCGTTACAATATTTTGACGACAAACGGGGTTGAATCAATCAATGCTAGACTACTTGAAGAGAGAAAGCTTCCTATAATATCACTTTTAGATTCTTTGCAGAGACTGGCATCATCTTGGTTTGTCCGATATCGTAACGCATCAGTTGCAGCTAACAATAATCTGACCCCTACCATCGAGGGAATTCTTCGCAGCCGGTTCACTGATGCCCAAGGAATGCAAGTTTTTGAATTGGGCCGTCTTGAGTTTGATGTTCGGAGTGGTCGACACTCGGCCATTATGGACCTGGAATCTAAAAGATGCACTTGCCGAGTTTTTGATATTGATAGATTCCCATGTGCTCATGCCATTGCAGCCAGTTGGTTAGCGAATATTGACTTGTATCAATTGTGTTCAGAGTATTATTCTACGATGACATGGTGTATGGCTTACTCAGAGACTGTCTATCCAGTTCCGGAAGAAAGTGAATGGCCACCTAACATTAATTTTCCAGTTGTATTACCTCCTTGTCTACAAAAAAAAGTgggtagaaaaaaaaaatag